The Pseudomonas wenzhouensis genome has a segment encoding these proteins:
- the fur gene encoding ferric iron uptake transcriptional regulator — translation MVENNELRKAGLKVTLPRVKILQMLDNAEHRHMSAEDVYKALMEAGEDVGLATVYRVLTQFEAAGLVVRHNFDGGHAVFELADSGHHDHMVCVDSGEVIEFFDAEIEKRQKEIVKEHGFELVDHNLVLYVRKKS, via the coding sequence ATGGTTGAAAATAACGAACTGCGCAAAGCTGGACTGAAGGTGACTCTGCCACGAGTCAAAATCCTGCAGATGCTGGATAACGCCGAACATCGGCACATGAGCGCCGAGGATGTCTACAAGGCGCTGATGGAGGCTGGCGAGGATGTCGGTCTGGCCACCGTATACCGCGTGCTGACTCAGTTCGAGGCTGCCGGCCTGGTGGTGCGTCACAACTTCGATGGCGGCCATGCCGTATTCGAGCTGGCCGACAGCGGCCATCACGATCATATGGTCTGCGTCGACTCGGGCGAGGTCATCGAGTTCTTTGACGCCGAGATCGAGAAGCGCCAGAAAGAGATCGTTAAAGAACACGGTTTCGAGCTGGTCGATCACAACCTGGTGCTGTACGTACGCAAGAAGAGCTGA